Genomic DNA from Halomonas sp. BDJS001:
CACCAAAGACGCAGTGGACGAAATCGCCTATGCCCGCCAGCAAGGGCATCCGGTTTACGGCGAATGTTTAGCCGGGCACCTGCTCATCGATGACAGCGTTTACCAGGATACTGATTGGGGCCGTGCCGCCGCCCACGTGATGAGCCCTCCCTTCCGCCCCAAAGGGCATCAAGAGGCCCTCTGGCACGGTCTGCAATCAGGCAACCTGCAAACCACCGCCACCGACCACTGCTGTTTCTGCGCCGATCAGAAAGCCGCGGGCAAAGACGACTTCACCAAGATTCCCAACGGTACTGCCGGGGTGGAGGATCGCCTGGCCGTGCTGTGGGATGAAGGCATTAACACCGGCAAGCTCTCGCCCCAGGAGTTTGTCGCACTGACGTCCACCAACACCGCCAAGATTTTCAACCTCTACCCCCGCAAGGGGGCGATTCAGGTGGGATCTGATGCGGATATCGTGGTGTGGGATCCCAACGGCACCCGGACGATTTCTGCCGAAACCCATCACCAGAACGTTGACTTCAATATTTTCGAGGGCAAAACAGTGCGGGGTATCGCTCGCCACACCATCAGCCACGGTAAGTGGGTATGGCGTGACGGTGATCTACGCGCCGAGCGCGGTGCGGGCCGCTATCTGGAGCGCCCCGCCTATCCCGGTGTCTTTGAGCTGTTGGCCAAACGCGCCGAGCTAAATGCGCCGATGGCGGTCAAGCGCTGAATAAGAAAGAACGACCAAGACCAACAGCTGTGCCCATAACAACAGCGGAGGCTCTACTGTGACTAACCCACTGAACCACCTACCCAGCGCAAAAGAGGTCGGCACCTATGACCCGGATACGCTGGCAAGCAACTTTAGCGACCTACACCCACCGCTTACTCCGCGCCAGGCGATGATTGAAAGCCAGCGCTGCCTCTACTGCTATGACGCACCCTGCGTAGAGGCTTGCCCATCGGATATCGATATCCCGAGCTTTATTCGCCAGATCAGCGAGAACAATATCAACGGCGCGGCAAAAACCATTCTGGAAGCCAACATTCTCGGCGGCAGCTGCGCCCGGGTGTGCCCCACCGAAATTCTCTGTGAACGCAGCTGCGTACGCAATCACGACGCCGAGTGCCAGCCGGTGCTAATCGGCCTGTTACAGCGCCACGCTACCGATAACATGCAGTTCGATAACCACCCCTTTAAGCGCGCCGCCAGCACAGGCCGCCATATTGCCGTGGTAGGCGCCGGGCCGGCGGGGCTCTCCTGCGCTCACCGCCTAGCCATGCTGGGCCATCAAGTAACGATTTTTGAAGCCGAACAGAAGCCCGGCGGGCTAAATGAATACGGGATTGCCCGCTACAAAATGACCGACGACTTCGCCCACAAGGAAGTCGAGTTTTTGCTGGAAATTGGCGGCATCGAGATCCAGTACGGCCAACGGCTGGGCGAAAGCCTGGAGCTTGCCACGCTCCATAAGCAGTACGATAGCGTGTTTCTCGGCTTGGGCCTGGGCGCCAGCCGTGCCCTGGGTTTAACCGGGGAGCAAGCACCCGGCCTGATGCCTGCGGTGGACTACATCAAAGTTCTCCGCCAGGCCGACGACCTGGGCACTCTTGCGGTAGCCCAGCGCTGTATCGTGATTGGCGCAGGCAATACCGCCATTGATATGGCCACCCAAATGGCCCGCTTAGGCGCTACGGAGGTAACGCTGGTTTACCGTCGCGGTATTGAAGCCATGTCCGCCACCGACCACGAGCAGGAGATCGCCAAAGCCAACGGTGTACGCATGGTGACCTGGGCTCAGCCCGACGAGATTCTGCTAGATGATCAGGATCGTGTAGCGGGCATGCGCTTTGCCAAGACGTCGGATCAAGCAGGGCGATTAACACCCACAGGTGAAACCTTTGAGATCGCCGCCGACGCCATTTTCACCGCTATCGGTCAGGGCTTCGAAGACGAAAGTCTACGCGACGCCACCGCCGCTGAGCTCGCCCGCGACGGCGAACGTATTCATGTGGATGAGATGTTCCGTACCTCGTTGCCCAATGTGTACGCCGGTGGCGACTGTGTGAAGCCCGGCCAAGACCTTACCGTTCAGGCCGTGCAGCACGGCAAACTGGCCGCTCACGCCATTCATCAAGCGCTCGCCGTTAAGCAGGAGGCCGCATGAATACCACCCCGCTCTCTTTCCCAGGTAAGAAAAACAGTGGCGACAGCGTCGTCAACGGCGTTGATCTATCGGTTAATTTTGCTGGTATCACAGCCCCCAATCCGTTCTGGCTGGCCTCTGCACCGCCCACCGACAAGGCCTACAACGTGGTACGCGCCTATGAGGCGGGCTGGGGCGGCGTGGTGTGGAAAACCCTTGGCGAAGAGCCACCCGCAGTGAATGTCTCCTCGCGTTACTCGGCCCATTACGGCAAGAACCGCGAGGTCATCGGCTTTAATAATATCGAGCTGATTACTGACCGTTCGCTTGAGATCAACCTTAAAGAGATCACCCAGGTGAAGAAGGATTGGCCCGACCGTGCGCTGATCGTCTCCATTATGGTGCCCTGCAATGAAGAGGCCTGGGCGTATATTTTGCCGTTGGTAGAAGCCACCGGGGCGGACGGCATTGAGCTCAATCTGGGCTGCCCTCACGGTATGCCGGAGCGCGGCATGGGGGCGGCAGTAGGCCAAAACCCCGACCTGATCGAAAAAGTCACCTACTGGTGTAAAAAGCACTACTCCAAACCGGTGATTGTAAAGCTCACCCCCAATATCACCGATATTCGCGTGGGCGCCCAGGCAGCGCTTAGGGGGGGTGCCGATGCGGTCTCGCTGATTAACACCATCAATTCGATCACCAGCATCGACCTGGACAACATGGTCGCCAAACCCACGGTAGGCCATCAAAGCACCCACGGCGGCTACTGCGGCAGCGCCGTGAAGCCTATCGCGATGAATATGGTGGCGGAAATTGCCCGCGACCCAGCGACGCCAACGCTGCCCATTTCCGGTATTGGCGGCATTTCCACCTGGCGGGATGCAGCGGAATTTATCGCACTCGGCGCGGGCAGCGTGCAGGTGTGCACCGCGGCGATGCTCAACGGCTTTAGGATTGTGGAGGAGATGAAGGACGGCCTCTCCCGATGGATGGCAGAGAAGGGCTACGACTCCATCGAGGCGTTCTCGCGCAAGGCGATACCCCAGACGACAGACTGGAAACATCTGGATATCAACTTCAAGACCATCGCCAAGATCGATCAGGATCTGTGCATCGAGTGTGGCCGCTGCTATATCGCCTGCGAGGATACTTCCCACCAGTCGATTGCCAAGCTTACCGAGCAGGACGGCGCGCGGCGTTATGAAGTGATTGAAGAGGAGTGCGTAGGCTGCAATCTCTGCCAGATCACCTGCCCGGTGGAAAACTGCATCACCATGGTGCCCCAGGAAACCGGTCAACCCTTCCTAGCCTGGGATAACGACCCGCGCAATCCCTTCCGGGTTGCCTCTTAAGCTCTTAACCCTCTCTTTTACACTTCCCGCCGCCCTCAGTCTGTGAGGGCGGTCGCGTTTCGCGCAACGTGCTGTTCCATCACCAAGTAGCGACAAGACACAGCATCCTTGAGAATATGAGAAGCTGTCGCATATAGAATATTTTCTCATAAAAGGAAGACCGATGAAGCTCGCTATCACTACCACCGCTATACTCTTAGCAACTGCAAGCGCCACCGTGAGCGCTGACCAGCGAATCGCCACCTTCGATTTAGGCAGCCTTGATACGCTGGATGCGCTAGGATTAAATGCTCAGGTAGTGGGTGTGCCGAAAGCCAGCCTGCCTGACTATCTTGAGCAATATGCAGCCGAAAACGTCACCGATATTGGCGGCCTGCGCTCACCGGATATGGATACTCTTGGCGAAAGCGAGCCTAGCCTGATTCTCTATACTGGCCGCCAGGGTGAGTGGGAAGGAGAGCTTGGCGAAATCGCCCCGCTGCTCAACACCAGCCTGCAGGGTGACGACTATCAGGCTGCTTTTGACGCCAATGTACGCGAACTAGCGAGTCGTTTAGCAGTGGAAAGCAAAGCCGAAGAGGCGCTTGGTACACTGCACGCCGAGATTGAGACCCAGCGCGAAGCGTTAAGCAACGCCCCCCGCACGCTGGTAGTAACCCACAACGGCGGCAATCTGATGCTGAATCAGCACCCGGTCGTTCACGACGTACTGGGTATTGCAGCATTAGAGATGCCCGCAAGTGTCACTTCTGAAACCCGCGGTAACCGTACCTTTACCCCGCTTTCACCTGAGGCAATTAGTGAAATTGATCCGCAGGTCGTGCTGGTGATTGATCGCAGCGCCGCGATTGGTGAGGAACCCGCCACCGCTGATGCTTTAGCGCAAACGCTCTTCGATGCGAGAGCTGAGACAGAGACAGCGCGGGTCGTTATGTTAACGCCCGCGCTGTGGTACCTCTCAGGCGGTGGACTGCAGAGCCTGGCACTTCAGGTTGAAGAAGTGGCTGCGGCACTTAGCTCGTCAAGGGACTAGGCGCTCGCTAAACTATTACCCCCTCTTGAAGAGAGGGGGTAATACTGCCTAAGTATCGGGAAATACAAGTATCGGGAAATCTAAGCGGCGGAACACGTGAGCTTAGAAAGCTTCCCAATCACCTTCAGCACTCGCCGTGGCTTTGCTACTGGCTTGGCTACGAGTCGCTGGCCGCATAAGCGCAGGCGACTTTTGTTGGGGGACAGCTAGCGGGGCGTGTTGCGTACGGCTCTCCCCTTCCGTTAAGCGAAAGGCTGAAACAACGCTTTCAAGCCGCGCCGCCTGCTCTTCCAACGAGCTTGCCGCCGAGGAAGCCTGCTGAACCAGCGCCGCGTTCTGCTGGGTCACCTCATCCATCTGGGCAACCGCCTGGTTGACCTGCTCAATGCCCGAGCTCTGCTCTTGGGATGCCGCGGATATTTCATCCATGATATCGGTCACGCGGCGCACCGAAGCGACCACTTCACGCATGGTTTCCCCAGCGCTTTCGACTAATGCTGAGCCCTCTTTTACCTGGGTTGATGACGCCTCAATCAGTGCTTTGATCTCTTTAGCGGCATCCGCACTGCGGCTCGCCAGATTTCGCACTTCGCTGGCCACGACGGCAAAACCACGCCCTTGTTCACCTGCCCGTGCGGCTTCCACCGAGGCGTTAAGCGCCAGAATATTGGTTTGAAAGGCGATAGAGTCGATAACGCTTATGATATCCGCCACTTTTTGTGAACTGCTGGAAATGCCGTGCATGGTGGTAATCACCTGCTCAACCACTTCGCCACCGTTGCTTGCCGTGCTCGATGCATCATTTGCCAACTGGCTCGCCTGACGGGCGTTATCGGCATTCTGCTTAACGGTAGCGGTTAACTGCTCCATGCTGGCGGCGGTTTCCTGCAGAGAAGCGGCCTGCTGCTCGGTACGCGACGACAGATCTGCGTTGCCACTGGCAATTTCACGCGCGCCGATATGGATAGAGCCGCTGCTATCGCGCACATCTGACACCGTTTTGGCTAAGCCGCTCTGCATATGCTGCATGGCAATAAACAGCTTACCAATCTCATTACGGCCACGATCACTGACTTTCCCTGAAAGATCATTTTGGGCAATACGCTCAAAGTGCGTTACCGCCTCATTTAACGGTTTGACAATTGAGCCGACCATGGCAATGCGAACAAATAAAACCGTTAACGCTGCAATTAAGAGTACAGCGATATCAATGTAGGTGATGAGTTGCATATCGTTTTCATAACCGGTAACCAATTGGTCACCGCGCTCAACCAAGAATTCATTGAAAGCTATGCTCGCTTCCATAAACTGCTGATTCAAAGCACTAGTTCGTTCTTGTGCAGTGCGAAAACCAGCCTCATCACCTGCTTCTAATGCTTCGCCTTGAGGGATCAGTCCTTGTTGCATAAGGTTATTAAAGGAAGTGATCACCGCTTCAGCTAGCTCGGCCTGAGTAGCACGAGGATCGTATGACTCAAAAGTTGCAAAGAACTCCTGGGCAGCCGTTTGAAAAGTTGCCGCTTGAGCGAGGTAATCACTCGCTACGCCAGTATTGCCTTCGTGTTCCGCGTCTAAACTATTCAAATAAAATAGCTGCGTATAGGAGACTGATCGTTGGCTACGATTAAGAGGCAGCATTTGATGCATTGTAATGTTATCTAGCTCCTCAAGGGACTCTCCCCCCTTTTCCCAGACTGATGACTGAGAAAAGAAATTATTACAATTAACACTGAAAAAATAGCGAGCATGAGAGTCAAACTCATCTTCACTGAGATATTACTAAGTAGTCGGTTCATGGGTAAGGGCCTCGCTTCCTGAGCTTTTCGCTCCGGCTGTGCTTAAAGTTAAGAGAGGCAACTCATATCCCCCTATATCATTAGGAGTAATCAGCCACCTTTGGGTTACTTGATATTACAACCCTCACTCAACCTAAAACATCGAGTTCATACTTTTTAACAATTGACTTGTTTTCACGCTAACTACTATTTTAATAAATTAAGCACTTATAAAGATTCGCGCGGATGATCTCTCATCCGCGCGCTAGGTTTTGTTTTAAGTCTATGGCGCTTTTTGCACAGCGCGGCAGTTGAACTGCTCAAATGGTTGAGCTATTAAAACCCAAATAGAAACACGGGCTTAAAAAGACTCCCAATCCTGGTCGACGCTACTCGTTTGCTGGCTACGCGGCGCTGGCCGCAGTAGGACGGGCTGTTGTTTTGACGCGTGTTGTGGCGAGTGCTGTGTAGCCCTCTGTAAAGAACGCTGTGGCGAGGTTAAAGGCGCATGCTGCGTGCGGCTGTCCCCTTCCGCTAAACGAAAGGCTGAAACAACGCTTTCAAGCCGCGCTGCCTGCTCTTCCAACGAGCTTGCCGCCGA
This window encodes:
- a CDS encoding NAD(P)-dependent oxidoreductase, whose product is MTNPLNHLPSAKEVGTYDPDTLASNFSDLHPPLTPRQAMIESQRCLYCYDAPCVEACPSDIDIPSFIRQISENNINGAAKTILEANILGGSCARVCPTEILCERSCVRNHDAECQPVLIGLLQRHATDNMQFDNHPFKRAASTGRHIAVVGAGPAGLSCAHRLAMLGHQVTIFEAEQKPGGLNEYGIARYKMTDDFAHKEVEFLLEIGGIEIQYGQRLGESLELATLHKQYDSVFLGLGLGASRALGLTGEQAPGLMPAVDYIKVLRQADDLGTLAVAQRCIVIGAGNTAIDMATQMARLGATEVTLVYRRGIEAMSATDHEQEIAKANGVRMVTWAQPDEILLDDQDRVAGMRFAKTSDQAGRLTPTGETFEIAADAIFTAIGQGFEDESLRDATAAELARDGERIHVDEMFRTSLPNVYAGGDCVKPGQDLTVQAVQHGKLAAHAIHQALAVKQEAA
- the preA gene encoding NAD-dependent dihydropyrimidine dehydrogenase subunit PreA codes for the protein MNTTPLSFPGKKNSGDSVVNGVDLSVNFAGITAPNPFWLASAPPTDKAYNVVRAYEAGWGGVVWKTLGEEPPAVNVSSRYSAHYGKNREVIGFNNIELITDRSLEINLKEITQVKKDWPDRALIVSIMVPCNEEAWAYILPLVEATGADGIELNLGCPHGMPERGMGAAVGQNPDLIEKVTYWCKKHYSKPVIVKLTPNITDIRVGAQAALRGGADAVSLINTINSITSIDLDNMVAKPTVGHQSTHGGYCGSAVKPIAMNMVAEIARDPATPTLPISGIGGISTWRDAAEFIALGAGSVQVCTAAMLNGFRIVEEMKDGLSRWMAEKGYDSIEAFSRKAIPQTTDWKHLDINFKTIAKIDQDLCIECGRCYIACEDTSHQSIAKLTEQDGARRYEVIEEECVGCNLCQITCPVENCITMVPQETGQPFLAWDNDPRNPFRVAS
- a CDS encoding ABC transporter substrate-binding protein; amino-acid sequence: MKLAITTTAILLATASATVSADQRIATFDLGSLDTLDALGLNAQVVGVPKASLPDYLEQYAAENVTDIGGLRSPDMDTLGESEPSLILYTGRQGEWEGELGEIAPLLNTSLQGDDYQAAFDANVRELASRLAVESKAEEALGTLHAEIETQREALSNAPRTLVVTHNGGNLMLNQHPVVHDVLGIAALEMPASVTSETRGNRTFTPLSPEAISEIDPQVVLVIDRSAAIGEEPATADALAQTLFDARAETETARVVMLTPALWYLSGGGLQSLALQVEEVAAALSSSRD
- a CDS encoding methyl-accepting chemotaxis protein; this translates as MNSLDAEHEGNTGVASDYLAQAATFQTAAQEFFATFESYDPRATQAELAEAVITSFNNLMQQGLIPQGEALEAGDEAGFRTAQERTSALNQQFMEASIAFNEFLVERGDQLVTGYENDMQLITYIDIAVLLIAALTVLFVRIAMVGSIVKPLNEAVTHFERIAQNDLSGKVSDRGRNEIGKLFIAMQHMQSGLAKTVSDVRDSSGSIHIGAREIASGNADLSSRTEQQAASLQETAASMEQLTATVKQNADNARQASQLANDASSTASNGGEVVEQVITTMHGISSSSQKVADIISVIDSIAFQTNILALNASVEAARAGEQGRGFAVVASEVRNLASRSADAAKEIKALIEASSTQVKEGSALVESAGETMREVVASVRRVTDIMDEISAASQEQSSGIEQVNQAVAQMDEVTQQNAALVQQASSAASSLEEQAARLESVVSAFRLTEGESRTQHAPLAVPQQKSPALMRPATRSQASSKATASAEGDWEAF